In Paracoccus sp. SCSIO 75233, the genomic window CACCCATCTTGGGCATGCGACCGGCGGACGGCCAGCCGAGCGGTTGTTGCATCGTTTGGGCCTTGGAGTCAGCGATGACACGGTGCTTAGGCAGCTGAAGAACCGTGCCCAAGACAGTGGCGAGTCGCCGACAGTCATCGGGATCGACGACTGGAGTTGGCGGAAATCGCAAACCTACGGCACGATCATTGTGGATCTGGAGCGTCGCGTGGTGATCGACATTCTTGAGGATCGAGATGTCGTCAGCTGCACCAACTGGCTGAAGCGACACCCCGAGGTGGAAGTGATCAGCAGAGATCGCTGCGGTCTCTACGCCCAGGCAGCACGGCAAGGGGCACCGCAGGCGAAGCAGGTCGCTGACCGGTTCCATATCGTACAAAACCTGCGGCAGGCCATCGAGGAGCAAATGAACCTTCACGGCCGTGCGACCGGCAGGGCGCTGCTGTCCGACGCCGACAACATCACCGCAGCCGGCAGCCTTCTGAAGTCACGCCTGGCGCATAGGACGTCTCGGGAAGAGATTTTCGCCACCATTCATGCGCTCCGAAATCAGGGGCTTTCATGCAGCGAGATCGGGCGGCGAACAGGGTTCCCGCGTCGCAGCATCGCGAAATGGCTGCAGTTCGAGACACCACCGGACCGCAGGCGGGCCGCTTTGAAGCCGACATCGCCGTGGTACTTTGAAGAGTTCCTGAGCCAAAGCTGGAAGGAGGGCATTCGAACTGGCAGCGCCCTGTTCCGTCTGATCCGAGAGCGCGGTTACGAGGGGAGTCAGTCGCATTTGCAGCGTCTGTTGGCGGGCTGGCGAAAAGCAGAACAGCAAGGGAGCGACTCCAAGGTAGAGCACGAAATCCTTAAGCCAGTCCGGGACCCGGAAACGGGGCACGCGATTTCCCCGGTCATCGCAGCCGCGCTGTGCATCAAACCCCGCGGAAAGCTCACCCCGGATCAAGCGCGGAAAGTCGACGCGCTCAAGGCCGGTTCTCCCGCCTTCGCAACGATGCGAAGTCTCGCCATGCGGTTCAACGGTATCCTGCGCGGCCGCCAAGCAGACCCGCTCCCAGCATGGATCGACAACGCGATCGAAACCGATCTGGCGCCCATCGTGCGCTTTGCCCGCACATTGAACCGGGACTTCGATGCAGTCAAAAACGCCATCGAGATGCCATGGAGCAACGGCCAAGCAGAAGGTCAGATCAATCGCCTGAAGACGCTCAAGCGCGCCATGTACGGCCGAGCCGGTCCAGAATTGTTGCGGGCGAGAATGCTACCGTTCCGCCACACAGATTGAGGCAGAGCCGATTAAAGGGCAACGCGACATTTCTGATCAACTATTTGATCCTCGGCCGTTGTGCAAACCGTTCTCGCGCAGGGCATTTCAACGGGGATGCCGTGCGATTGTGGGTCGGCGAGAGTAAGCTGACCGGCATCCATCCCGATGCCGACGACAATCGTTTTCGGGGCGGGATCGCCGATGACCCAGGTACTCGTCTCGTCGAGGTCAGTCTGACAGCAAGCCGTTTGCTTGTGCAGCTTTACCGAGCAAGTATCAGGCCGGACGAATGAACATGCGGTCATCCACATGCGCGGCGGCATCGTCGGAGCGGATGGCGCGGTAGCAATGCCACGTCGCGTGTCCCAGCAGCGGAAACACCAGGATCAGCCCCAGTCCGACCGTAAGCAGGCAAAGGACGAACAGCGCCACCACGATGGCGCCCCAGGCGATCATCACCGCAAGGTTGTTCCAGACCATCGCCATGCTGATCCCGAGCGCCGAGAGCGCATCGGTCCGTTCCGTCAGCAGCATTGGAAAGGCGAAGACGCTGATGGCGAAAGAGAAGGCGGCGAAAAGCGCGCCGACGGCAGAGCCGACCAGCAACAGGGCCCAGCCCGCCGGCGTCAGCAGAAGCATCGGAACGATTTCCTCGGTGCCCGGAAAGGCCACCATGCCGAAGAACAGCGCATAGATCAGCACCGCCGCGCGCATCCACAGCAGGAAAAGCCCAAGAAGCATGACCCCCATGAAGACACCGGCACGACCGGACCGAAGCCGCACGAATAGCATCGGCGCAAGGGTGATCGGTTCGCCTGCCTCCAGTCGGCGGCTTTTCTCGTAAAGCCCGCCGGCGATCAGCGGCCCGACCACCATGAAACCCGCGAGCGCCGGGAACAGGGCATAGTCGAATTCCAGGTGGAACAGGAACCACACCACGACGACTGAGACGAGGAAAACGCCGAGGCCGTAGACCAGACTCGAAAGCGGGTGGGTCCAGAGATCGCGCCACCCGGCCTGCAGCCATGTCAAGGCGGTGTGCCACGGTAGATCGCGGGCGTGTGGGCTCGGGCGCGCCAAGGGTGGGACCACCTTCGGAATGACGCCCCCGGCGTGCGGATTGTCGGGCGGCGGCGGGGCGTTGTTCTGGCTCAGCATGACGGTTTCGCCGGGCGGTAGGTGTCGGCGCCTTCCTTGGCGGTTTCAACGCAGCTCGGTTGCGACGACAGCGAGACCGAGACGAGATGGATATTGGCGGCCGCGAAGACGGCCACCACCAGCAATGCGGCGGAGATCGCCAGAACACGGGGCCGCTCAATGGTCATTCTGGGCCTCCATCGGCCAGCGAGGTGATGTAAATGGCAAGCATCTTGCGCTGCACCTCGGTCAGGCGGTTTTCCCATGCGGGCATCCAGCCCTGTCGGCCGCCATAGATCGTCTCGAACAGCGCCTGATCGGTGCCACCATAGATCCAGTGAGTGTCCGTGAGATTCGGGGCACCAAGGTCCTGCATGCCCGTGCCATCCGCGCCGTGGCAGCTGGAACAATTGTCGGCGAAGAGCGCGGCGCCTACCTCCAGCCGCTCGGGCGAGGCGCCGCTGTCGAGGCCCGCCAGCGACTGCACGTAGTCCGCTACGATGCGGATCTGGTCCCGGTCGAGCATGCCATCACGGCCGAACGCCAGCATCTCGGCATAGCGCGTGTCGGGATGAGGTGCATTGATGCCGACACGCAGGGTTTCGAGGATCGTTTCGTCGTCGCCGCCCCAGAGCCAGGCGTCATCGACCAGAGAGGGATAGCCGGGGCCGCCTTCGGCGCGGCTTCCGTGGCAGGCCGCGCAATTGTCACCGAAGAGTGCGGGTGCTGTCCGGTCGACGTGGGCCATGAGCAGGGTGTCGTCACGGATTTTGTCCAGCGGGAGCGCGGCGATTTGATCCGCCCAGACGCCACGGGCGGCATCCGCGGCGGCTACGCGCTCTTCCACCTGTTCTTGTTGGTCAATGCCGAGTAGCCCGCGGGTATAGGTGTTCACCAGTGGCCAGGCCGGCATGAGCACCCAGTAGACCAACGCCCAGATATGCGTGACGATGATGAAGAACCACACCGCCCGCGGCACGCGCGTGTTCAGCTCTGTGATGCCATTCCATTCGTGGCCCGTGGTCTGGTGACCGGTGAGGGGATCGCGTTCCTTTACCGACATGGTCCGTCCTCGTCATCCAGAATACTGTTCGCGGCCTTGTCGAAGCGTTTGCCCAGCGACGGCCAATAGGCGTAGATGGTGATCCCCACCGACAGGGCGATGAGGTAGAACAGCCCGAAGGACTTCGCGACTGTCGAGGTCAGGTCGTGCGTGAGGTCCATCCTGTCAGTCCTCCTCGAGTGGCCGGTTTTCAAAGGCGGCGTCGGTGAGCCCGCCGAGGATCTGGAGGTAGGCCACCAGGGCATCCATTTCCGTGACGCGGTCCTGGCGCCCGTCGAAATGGCGGATGCCGGTCGCGTCCCCGTAGCGTTCGCTGACCCCGTCGGCTGCGTCGGTATCGGGCCTGGCCTGGCCACGCGCGTCGGCTTCGGCATTGGCGATCTGCTCGTCGCTGTAAGGCACGCCCACCGCTCGTAGCGCCGCAAGGCGGTCCGGCATGTCGTCTGTCTCAAGCGTGGCGTCCAGAAGGAAAGCATATTGCGGCATCACCGATTCCGGCACTACGGCGCGGGGATCGACGAGATGACGCACGTGCCAGTCATCGGAATACTTGTTGCCCAGCCGGGCAAGATCCGGCCCGGTCCGCTTGGACCCCCAAAGCATCGGGTGGTCGTATTTCGATTCCACTGCCAGCGAATAGGGTCCGTAGCGATCCACCTCGTCCTGCAGGGTCCGGATCATCTGGCTGTGGCAGGCATAGCATCCCTCGCGAATGTAGATGTCGCGTCCGGCCTGTTCGAGCGGCGTATAAAGCCGCATGTCCGGCGCGGCCTCGACCGTTTCGTCAATGGTGAAGAGCGGCGCGATTTCCACGAAACCGCCCACTCCGGCGGCGACGATGATCCCGAGGGTCAGAGCCATCGAGTGCCGCTCGGTGCGATAGTGGGTCCGGGCGTGGAATTCGAACAGGCGGGCAAAGGGGGAGAGGATCTTGCGAAACATCAGGTCACTCCGCTGCCGGAACGGCAGGTTCGGCGGCTTCGGACGAGGTGGGGTAGTCGCGTTCCGGGCGTTTTTCGGGGGCGTGCCGGATCGTCATGTAGACGTTGTAGGCCGCCAGGATCGCCCCGGTCAGGAACAGCGCCCCGCCGCAGGCCCGCGCGACGTAATAAGGGTGCATCGCGACCAGCGTGTCGGTGAAGGAATAGGCCAGCGTGCCGCTGTCGGTGTAGGTGCGCCACATCAGCCCCTGGATGATGCCGCTGTTCCACATTGCGAAGACGTAGATCACCGTGCCCGCCAGCGCGAGCCAGAAGTGCCATTCCACCAGCTTCCAGGAATACATCGTTTCGCGCTTCCACAGCAGCGGAACAACGGAGTAGATCGAGCCGAAGGTGATCAGCGCCACCCAGCCCATCGCGCCCGCATGGACGTGGCCTACCGTCCAGTCGGTGTAATGTGACAGCGAATTGACCGCGCGCACCGCCATGAACGAGCCTTCGAAGGTCGACAGCCCGTAGAACACCGCCGCCACCATCATGAAGCGCAGCGTGGCATCGTCGCGCACCTTGTGCCACGCGCCGTTCAGCGTCATCAGCGCGTTACCCGCACTGGCCCAGGAGGGCACCAGCAGCATGACCGAGAAGGTCATGCCTAGCGTCTGCACCCATTGCGGCAGGGCAGTATAGTGCAGATGGTGCGAGCCGGCCCAGATGTAGAAGAACACGATGCCCCAGAACGACAGGATCGACAGGCGGTAGGAATAGATCGGTCGCTCTGCCCGCTTGGGCAGGAAGTAATAGAGCATGCCGAGGAACCCGGCCGTCAGGAAGAAGGCGACCGCGTTGTGGCCATACCACCATTGCGTCATCGCGTCCTGGACGCCCGCGAAGGCCGAGTAGCTCTTTGCTCCTGTCAGGCTGGCTGGGACGGCGAGGTTGTTGACGATATGCAGGATTGCCACAACCAGGATGAAGGCGAGGTAATACCAGTTGGCGACGTAGATATGCGGCTCGTTCCGGCGCGCCAGCGTGCGGATGTAAAGCACAAAATAGACCACCCAGACGATGACAAGCCAGATATCGGCATACCATTCCGGCTCGGCGTATTCTTTCGACTGGGTAACACCCATCAGGTAGCCCGACGCGGCGATGATGCAGAAAAGGTTGAAACCCAGCAGCACGAACCACGGCGAGACATGCCCTGCCAGACGCGCCCGGCTGGTGCGTTGCATGACGTGATAGGACGTCGCGATGAGGGCGTTGCCCCCGAAACCGAAGATCACCCCCGATGTATGAACGGGGCGAATGCGGCCGAAGCTTGACCATGCCGCGTCAAAGCGCAGGTCGGGCCAGGCAAGTTGCGCCGCGACCCAGACACCCATGCCCATACCGACGACGGCCCAAAGCAGGGCGATCACCAGCCCGGCCTTGGTCGGGTCATCATAGTAGGTGACCGTGCGATCCTCGTTCGGTTCGGGCTCGCCTATCGCACGCAGGACGAAACAAGTCGTGATACCGGCTGCAATCAGCACGATCGCGCCGTGGCTTCCCATCGGATCGCCACGCCCCGCTGCGGCCATCACCAGCCCGATTATCGCCATGACGACACAAATCATCAATGCGATCTGGCGTTCGCCCCCTGTCAACCGTTCAATCATCTGGCTACCTCCCGGTCGCTTCTATGTCTTGGCGGCCGCGGACGGTCCTCCGCCTGAAGTATCCGGCGGGCATCGCCTTCCAGATCGTCGAACTGATTGGCTTTCATTGCCCAGAAAAATGCTCCGAGGCCGATTGCGCCCATCACCAGCGTGATCGGGATCAGTAACACTATGATGCTCATGTCTGTCCCACCATGGGCGTTTGTCGGGCTGATGCGAGTTGGGCCTGAGCCTCGGCGCAAATGTCGTTCAGGCGCTGCGCGGCAGGGATGACCGCATTGATCGCACTCGCGCCGGTGCCGCAATAGAGCGGCATCTGTTCCAACGCGCCGGTCGTGGTGCGCAGGGGCGAGTCCGTGCTCTGACGCAGTCGAGGGATGGGGCCGTCATGGGCAATCACCTCGTGTGAAATCCGCTGGGGGTCATGTCCCATCAGGGCTGGGCCGAAGGCCTCGGTGACACTATTGCGAAGAACGCGCACCGCCGCCCCCTTGGGCCAGTTCAGCACGAAGCCGTCGGTCAGGACGGTATCCTCCCCCCGGGCGCCCACGATCCGTTGCTTGTGATAATCATGGGCGAAGGATTCAGCGGTGGCCAGAAAGGCGGTGCCGCATTGGACGCCCTGCGCCCCGAGCGACAGCGCCGTGGCCAGCGCCTTGCCGGTGCCGATGCTGCCCGAGGCGACAACCGGAAGAGCCGTGGTGTCCAGCACGGCCCGAAGCAGGTCGAATGTCGGGGTGCGCCCGTGGACGTGACCGCCGGCATCTTGCCCCTGTGCGATCAGCACATCCGCACCGGCAGCTTCGGCATCCCGTGCGGCGCGCAGGGTGCCCACCTGGTGCAGCAGAAATGCGCCCGCCGTCTTCACACGGGTAACGGCCTCGGGCACGACGTCCCAGAAGAACGAGAAGACCGCCACCTTCATCGCGAGACAGGTTTCGATCTGTAGGTGCAGCAAGTCGGGGTCGGTGGCTGCCGGGATGATGTTGACGGCAAACGGGCGGTCCGACAACCTGCGATAAGCTTCGATTTCCGAGATGATGAGTGACGGCGCCTCGCGCACCATCCCCAGCGTCGGGAAACCGCCCGCATTGGCAACCGCAGCGGCAAGTTCGGCGCGCGCGACGCCTCCCATACCGGCCAGGATGACGGGATATTCACATCCCAGAAGGTCGCATAAAGCTGTGCGAAGGGTCCCCGGATCGGCCATCATGCGGCATCCCCCTTGAGGCGCTGCTTCAGATAGTCCCGCAGCACCACCGCCTGGTTGTGCTCTCGGTCCTTCGCGGCAAAGAGAAGGGTGACGGGGCCGGCTCGGCACCATGCGAGGCAGCGTTCGACCGCGTCCGTGTTGTCCGCCAATTCGTGCAGATAGCGGTTGCGGAACTCGCCCCATCTATCCGGGTCGTGGCCGAACCATTTCCTGAGTTCGGTGGTCGGCGCGATGTCCTTGATCCAGTCGTCGTGTCCAAGATCGGCCTTCGAAATACCTCGCGGCCAGATCCGATCCACCAGCAACCTCGCGCGGTCCGTGGTGGACGCTTTGTCGCGAACGCGGGCGATGTCGATATCGGATTGATTGGCCATGTGATCCTCAAGCCAGTTTCGGGATGCCGGGGCCTCGCGCATCCTCGACCGCGAAGCTGAGTGACCGGGCAATGCGTTCGGCCCGCTCGATCACATGGGCGGCGCCTGCGGGTGTGCAGATTTCGCTTGCGCTCTCGAGAAAGAGTGTGAGCCACCGCTCGAAATGGTCCCAGTCGATCGGCAGGCTGATATGCTTGGGCACCGGGGGCGCCGTGATAGCGGCCTGTCATAAGCGCGACAGAGGACCAGAAAGCAGTCATCCGCTCTAGATGCGGTGGCCAGTCTTTGATGCGCGCCGCGAAGATGGGGCCAAGCACGGTGTCCTTGCGGATCTTGCCGTAGAAGGCATGGACCAACTCGCGCAGGACCACTTCATCAAGCCCGGTCCGTGCCTCCAGATCTGCCGTGATCTGCGGTCGCGCAGAGGGGGTGCGCGACGAGGAAACCTGGATAGATGACATCAGTGCGGCACCTTGTTCGCAGTTGCATTGACGGGGCACGTATCTAAATTGGTATTATAGATGCCGATTGAAGTCGAGTGCAATCGGGCGAAACCGCGCAGAGCCCGACTGGCGGCGATCGGCGCGGGACCTGGGAATGGGAGGCGGTGCGATGAGCGAAGTGTCCAAAACCGACAGCGGGTTCGTTGTGGAAGCAGCCGCCATCGCGCGAGCCTTCAGGATCACGGAAGAGCAGGTCCGCGACGAGATGCGGACTGGACTCATCAGCAGCCGCTCCGAGAGAGGGTCGGGCAAAGACAAAGGACGCTGGCGCATCACTTTCTATCGTGCCGACCGCGCGTTCCGCCTGGTTGCCAACGCAGAAGGAGAGGTGCTGTCGCGGGGAAGCTTTCCCGTCACCCCCCGAGCGCGAGCAGTGCGCCGGGATCGGCACTTGTCGGGTGGCGAGGAACGCTAGATCCACGATCAGGCACCAAATCAAGTTCCGCTTTCTTCTGCTGACCACCCTTGGCCCCAAGCGGTGCGCGGCCGTGTCACACGCAGCATCCCCCCCCCCCGACATATCGAGAAAATTTCTGCGATGTCTGTCAGCCTGGAAGGACATGGCCATGCCTGAGCATACGGGGTCATCGATACCGCGCCACCGAAGGCTCGAAGCAGGTGGAAGATCGACGCGAGGAAAACGCACCGCATTTACAAGAAGTTGGGCATGAAATTCAGGAACAAGACGCCGAAGCGTCGGGTGAAGGTGAAGGTGAAGTGCAGGAAGGACCGTGCGGAAGCCGTCGGGCCGAACGATGTCTGGCCCATGGACTTCGTGCACGATCCGCTCGCGACGGGCCGGAAGATCAGGGTTCTGACCCTGGTCGATAGCCGATGTCGCGCTGCACATGACAAAGATCTGTCCGAAGCGTTGATCGACGGCGGCAATGGTATTTCCGATGGCATTGCCGAGATTGAAAAGCTTTGCAACGAGCATGGCATCAAGCCGAACGGCGAGCATTGCAAGGGTATGGAAGGGCTGGTCAAGGAGGCGCGCGCTCACGGTCTGTCTGACGAAATAACGGATGCCGAGGTCCGAGACGCGGCCGTTCTGCAGAAATGCCTTGACCAAACATATGACGGTGACCGCCGAATGACCAAGATCGCTACGAGTGGTGGGGTCAACAAGGAAGCCTCGGTCTGAGGTCAGATGTCGTTCTTGGGCAGCGGGCACGCAAGGCTTAGCGTGCCCGTTCTGTCCGACCTTCTCGATCATAGCCCGTTTGACGACGAAACCGATGCCGTGACAGCCTGCGGTATTTGAGACGAGCGCAATGCCACGAAGCAGCTGCCGCTTGCAGTGCCGTTTCTGTCATTCCTTCCCGCAGGAACAGAAGGCTTGCGACGCCCGGGCAATCGCGCGCGACGAAGCCGAGCTGCGGGTGCGCATCGCCGTTATCAACAGCTACATTGCCCCCGGCATTCCTGTCACCGTGCCCGCAGAATAAGTCCGTTCGGGAAAAGGGACCCGCGCTTGGACCCCGATTCATGCGACAGCGCCCTGACAGGATATCCGGGTTCGTCACATATTCATCGGCACGACTGGCTGCACATCTTGTGCAGCCGCGAATTTTACTGTCGGGCTTGAATTTTCCGGCTATCGCTTCCGGTCAAGATCAGCGCGCCGTCTGGACTGATTTCGAACGCGACTTGTCCCTGCAGGATGGTCAAAAGCCGGTGTTCCTGTTCCATAAGCGCCTCGGGACAGGCCATCATCGTTGTGCCGACCTGTTCAAACGTGATCGTGTTGTCCGTGGGAGTGGACAGAACATGGGGGTCATGCGGGGCGTTTTCTGTTTGCGACGGTCAGCCGACCATCGAGAACTGCGGCCCTTGTGACGGCTACTCGGTGAGCCCCTTTGGGCGACCAACGCATCCTCCTGCGCTTTCCCATGCGGGCATTGGCAATGTCATCAACTGATCCTTCGGCACGAGAAGACGAGATGGGCAGCCCGTTACGGTACCGTCGGCCATAGTCGACAAGGGCTTCCATGTTGTTCGCGAGATAGGTGTACAGTGTCTCGCAGCGGGCCTGCACACGAGCGGCAGCGGTGCGGACAGCCAGAGGTTCTTCCCCGAGGCCGACGCAATCATGCATCAGCGCCTTCAGATATGTTTCCGCCACCCGTGCTCTGCCATGCCAAAGCCGCCAACGGAGGCTTTTCGCGGGGCGCTGGAACAGCACTGGAACTCCAGTGAACCCCGGTGTCTGGACCAGACCCTGAACGGCGGCCTCGATATGTTGAATGCGCATCGAGATGTGCCACCAGTCGAGGATATGTTTCACCTGACCGTCGCCACCCACGGCATTCCGTATGAGGTTCGGGAGAGCAAGCTCGCCATCAGAGATTACCGTCAACAGACGGCCTGGCTTCCATCCATAGTCGGACAGCTCTTTTCGGATACGGCTGCCTGGCGATGCCGTCGCATTGGCGACCAAGCCAAATCGTCGGCACATATTGCGACTTTTAATCTTGCCGACCACAAGATCCAGGTGTCGCTGCTGATACTCCGGTCGACAGCGGATATGCGCACCGTCCAGAAAAACCGTCAAACCACCTTTGGGCGGGGCTTCAACGGGATCGCCTGATGCCCTTCGACTTTTCTCGAGCCCAGTGGCTACTCTTCCCAACCGGTCACGCACCGTGGTGTGATGGGGCGGATGGCAGGGGAGGAAGCTTTTCATCAGCCGCGCCGCTTCGCGAAAGGTATGCCGGGAACCAAGGTCCGCATGTAGCCGTTGCAGCTCCGGGGTAGCCCGGTCTGGAAAGAAATAGGCCAGCGGAGAAATAGGTCCACCGGGCATCGCCGCTGACCTGGCATCACACGAACAGCGGCGCATGCGCGCGGCTTTGACCCGAACCCGCCCAAAGAGCGTGTCGAGATCGCGCGTGCGATAGTCATGAATGGCACGAACCGAGGCGCAATCCGGGCATACGCGGCTTTCTCGAATGATCTCATCGACCCGATCGTAAAGGATTACCCTCTGGATCTGTTCGAGGATCCTTTTCCCATCCTCGAGGCGCAGCCCGATCCCGTCTGGGCAGGTCACCCGGTATGGTCGAGAAATGCCGTCAAGCTGATGAGTGCGCTTCTCCCCGTTGTCGAAAGTCGTTTCGATTGTAATCCGTACGTCCATGGCAGCCCCCCATACAAAGAGCTTACCTTAGCACAGGCCAGATCACCGACGACGACCCCCATGTTCTGTCCACTCCCTACGGTAGTACCAACTGTCCGTCATCCCATACCCGTTCTTTCCTCGACCCGGCTGCCGCTTGGGGTCGAGCGCACGTAAAAGCCTTGTGGAATAGCCTCCTGCACCAGCCCGACGTGCGAGATCAGGCCGACGGCCCGGCTGCCCTCTGTCAGCGCAGCAAGAACTTGGATCACCTGATCCAACGTGCCCGCCCCATTCTCGGTGTCGAGGCTCCCGAAGCCTTCATCGATAAAAATTGTGTCCATCCGGATCTTGCCCGAAAGGCTCTCGACCACATCAGCTAGCCCAAGCGCGAGGGCCAGTGCCGCGATAAAGGTTTCGCCGCCTGACAGCGTTACTGTCGGGCGCGCCTTGCCGGTGTTGATGTCGAAGACCGCGATTTCGAGCCCACGCTTGCCGCGACCGCCAGATGCCTCGAGCCCACGCGTTAGCCGGTAGCGACCACGCGTCATAGGGTCGAGCCTCATATTCGCCGCCTCGAGAACCTGGTCGAACATTGCTCCGATCGCGAAGGTCTCGAGTGTCATCTTGAAATCGTTCTTGCCGTTAGCCAGATCAGCCAGCCCCCGAAGCGGACCGGTCTCGGTTTCTAGCCGCTCGGTTTCGGTCAGAGCCGCAGCAAGCGATTCCTTGAATTTGGTCAGTGACAATACATCCGTTTTCGCTGAGGCGAGTGCAGCATTGGCCGCGTTCACGGTCTGGGTGGCGTCTGCCAACGCCAGCTGTAGCGGGCCAAGATCCGGGCGTTCACGATCTGCGCAAGCGGCTGTGGCGTTCTGCAATGTCGTGCGAGCCGCGATCAGGCCCTCACGATGATCGGATACCGTCTTCTGGTCGGCATCGAGGGTCGGGAAATGCGCCTTGCAAGCATCATATCCCGCTTTGCCCAGCCCGACCTCGGCAAGCCGAGCACCAAAATCATCTTGCGCCTTTTTCACGCGCTGTTGCTGCGCGTCGCGCGCCCGCTTTGCTGCTTCAAGCTGCTCTTGCGCACGGGTGAGCATTTCACTGGCGGCTCGGTCCTGTTGCGTCGCCACTTCCAGCGCCTCGGACAGTTGCCTTTGCTCTCTCTGTAAA contains:
- a CDS encoding META domain-containing protein, giving the protein MSTPTDNTITFEQVGTTMMACPEALMEQEHRLLTILQGQVAFEISPDGALILTGSDSRKIQARQ
- the ccoP gene encoding cytochrome-c oxidase, cbb3-type subunit III; translated protein: MSVKERDPLTGHQTTGHEWNGITELNTRVPRAVWFFIIVTHIWALVYWVLMPAWPLVNTYTRGLLGIDQQEQVEERVAAADAARGVWADQIAALPLDKIRDDTLLMAHVDRTAPALFGDNCAACHGSRAEGGPGYPSLVDDAWLWGGDDETILETLRVGINAPHPDTRYAEMLAFGRDGMLDRDQIRIVADYVQSLAGLDSGASPERLEVGAALFADNCSSCHGADGTGMQDLGAPNLTDTHWIYGGTDQALFETIYGGRQGWMPAWENRLTEVQRKMLAIYITSLADGGPE
- the ccoN gene encoding cytochrome-c oxidase, cbb3-type subunit I → MIERLTGGERQIALMICVVMAIIGLVMAAAGRGDPMGSHGAIVLIAAGITTCFVLRAIGEPEPNEDRTVTYYDDPTKAGLVIALLWAVVGMGMGVWVAAQLAWPDLRFDAAWSSFGRIRPVHTSGVIFGFGGNALIATSYHVMQRTSRARLAGHVSPWFVLLGFNLFCIIAASGYLMGVTQSKEYAEPEWYADIWLVIVWVVYFVLYIRTLARRNEPHIYVANWYYLAFILVVAILHIVNNLAVPASLTGAKSYSAFAGVQDAMTQWWYGHNAVAFFLTAGFLGMLYYFLPKRAERPIYSYRLSILSFWGIVFFYIWAGSHHLHYTALPQWVQTLGMTFSVMLLVPSWASAGNALMTLNGAWHKVRDDATLRFMMVAAVFYGLSTFEGSFMAVRAVNSLSHYTDWTVGHVHAGAMGWVALITFGSIYSVVPLLWKRETMYSWKLVEWHFWLALAGTVIYVFAMWNSGIIQGLMWRTYTDSGTLAYSFTDTLVAMHPYYVARACGGALFLTGAILAAYNVYMTIRHAPEKRPERDYPTSSEAAEPAVPAAE
- the ccoO gene encoding cytochrome-c oxidase, cbb3-type subunit II, coding for MFRKILSPFARLFEFHARTHYRTERHSMALTLGIIVAAGVGGFVEIAPLFTIDETVEAAPDMRLYTPLEQAGRDIYIREGCYACHSQMIRTLQDEVDRYGPYSLAVESKYDHPMLWGSKRTGPDLARLGNKYSDDWHVRHLVDPRAVVPESVMPQYAFLLDATLETDDMPDRLAALRAVGVPYSDEQIANAEADARGQARPDTDAADGVSERYGDATGIRHFDGRQDRVTEMDALVAYLQILGGLTDAAFENRPLEED
- a CDS encoding nitronate monooxygenase family protein codes for the protein MMADPGTLRTALCDLLGCEYPVILAGMGGVARAELAAAVANAGGFPTLGMVREAPSLIISEIEAYRRLSDRPFAVNIIPAATDPDLLHLQIETCLAMKVAVFSFFWDVVPEAVTRVKTAGAFLLHQVGTLRAARDAEAAGADVLIAQGQDAGGHVHGRTPTFDLLRAVLDTTALPVVASGSIGTGKALATALSLGAQGVQCGTAFLATAESFAHDYHKQRIVGARGEDTVLTDGFVLNWPKGAAVRVLRNSVTEAFGPALMGHDPQRISHEVIAHDGPIPRLRQSTDSPLRTTTGALEQMPLYCGTGASAINAVIPAAQRLNDICAEAQAQLASARQTPMVGQT
- a CDS encoding DUF488 domain-containing protein codes for the protein MANQSDIDIARVRDKASTTDRARLLVDRIWPRGISKADLGHDDWIKDIAPTTELRKWFGHDPDRWGEFRNRYLHELADNTDAVERCLAWCRAGPVTLLFAAKDREHNQAVVLRDYLKQRLKGDAA
- a CDS encoding DUF2189 domain-containing protein; the protein is MLSQNNAPPPPDNPHAGGVIPKVVPPLARPSPHARDLPWHTALTWLQAGWRDLWTHPLSSLVYGLGVFLVSVVVVWFLFHLEFDYALFPALAGFMVVGPLIAGGLYEKSRRLEAGEPITLAPMLFVRLRSGRAGVFMGVMLLGLFLLWMRAAVLIYALFFGMVAFPGTEEIVPMLLLTPAGWALLLVGSAVGALFAAFSFAISVFAFPMLLTERTDALSALGISMAMVWNNLAVMIAWGAIVVALFVLCLLTVGLGLILVFPLLGHATWHCYRAIRSDDAAAHVDDRMFIRPA
- the ccoS gene encoding cbb3-type cytochrome oxidase assembly protein CcoS, translating into MSIIVLLIPITLVMGAIGLGAFFWAMKANQFDDLEGDARRILQAEDRPRPPRHRSDREVAR
- a CDS encoding DUF6522 family protein, with protein sequence MSEVSKTDSGFVVEAAAIARAFRITEEQVRDEMRTGLISSRSERGSGKDKGRWRITFYRADRAFRLVANAEGEVLSRGSFPVTPRARAVRRDRHLSGGEER
- a CDS encoding ISL3 family transposase, encoding MVSGVLAPNGICPDCGLHSRRRHGWRRRRLQDYPAHGDEVTVDLAICRWRCQAPACPRRTFSDQIASIARPFARRTSRVGEIVTHLGHATGGRPAERLLHRLGLGVSDDTVLRQLKNRAQDSGESPTVIGIDDWSWRKSQTYGTIIVDLERRVVIDILEDRDVVSCTNWLKRHPEVEVISRDRCGLYAQAARQGAPQAKQVADRFHIVQNLRQAIEEQMNLHGRATGRALLSDADNITAAGSLLKSRLAHRTSREEIFATIHALRNQGLSCSEIGRRTGFPRRSIAKWLQFETPPDRRRAALKPTSPWYFEEFLSQSWKEGIRTGSALFRLIRERGYEGSQSHLQRLLAGWRKAEQQGSDSKVEHEILKPVRDPETGHAISPVIAAALCIKPRGKLTPDQARKVDALKAGSPAFATMRSLAMRFNGILRGRQADPLPAWIDNAIETDLAPIVRFARTLNRDFDAVKNAIEMPWSNGQAEGQINRLKTLKRAMYGRAGPELLRARMLPFRHTD
- a CDS encoding cbb3-type cytochrome c oxidase subunit 3, which produces MDLTHDLTSTVAKSFGLFYLIALSVGITIYAYWPSLGKRFDKAANSILDDEDGPCR